A region of Myxococcus stipitatus DSM 14675 DNA encodes the following proteins:
- a CDS encoding S8 family serine peptidase has translation MKRWVWLGVLGGVMACTKVPGNKPVEPENVCPGTEEYSLSSPLQSQKAQPQEEEGTEAVLITYRPRAAVSAKARAEAFADEATRLGAEVKHRFASINTVAARVTPETRAALARNPDVLRVEPDRPVHAFSLPSSVLPSLVSGVAPNTSGSTGEYTQGLRQVQAPLVWDSNNDGVLDTNAPSGSNVTVCLIDSGWDNRHPELAAAYAGGKDFIDNDEEPLDQGKVDGVLVWGGGHGTHTAATIAAQLGAGAHVRPGEEPNGVVGVAPTVKLLIARVLNANGDGSTSAVIAAMDWCISQGANIASLSLGSSERSDAEELVFNRAHAAGMVSIAATGNRGTPNPSYPAAYSTVIGVGAVDFNGARASFSQYGPFVKLVGPGVGVLSATIMGGAPYADIQSAGNRYPSEPLEYTAVGAYTGKLVHCGQGERVASCGEGATCEGFVALVDRGGGILFQEKALNAIRAGAKAIIIGNNITEDGTGNFTLTDPADYWVPTTSVTLSSANTFRGMVGQQVTVDVTGLDYMRQSGTSMATPHVAGVAALVWSACRALTHEQVTAVLLDSAQDLGDRGRDDLYGHGLVQAKRAVDLALQRCPPPAPAP, from the coding sequence ATGAAGCGTTGGGTCTGGCTGGGGGTGCTCGGAGGGGTGATGGCATGTACCAAGGTGCCAGGCAACAAGCCCGTCGAGCCCGAGAACGTCTGTCCTGGGACCGAGGAATACTCGCTCTCGAGTCCTCTTCAGTCCCAGAAGGCGCAGCCGCAGGAGGAGGAGGGCACAGAGGCGGTGCTCATCACCTACCGGCCCCGCGCCGCCGTCAGCGCCAAGGCCCGCGCGGAGGCCTTCGCCGACGAAGCCACCCGCCTGGGCGCCGAGGTGAAGCATCGCTTCGCCAGCATCAACACCGTGGCCGCTCGGGTGACGCCCGAGACGCGCGCGGCGCTGGCTCGGAACCCCGACGTGCTGCGCGTGGAGCCGGACCGTCCGGTGCACGCGTTCTCCCTGCCCTCGAGCGTGCTGCCCTCGCTGGTGTCCGGCGTGGCGCCCAACACGAGCGGCTCCACGGGGGAGTACACCCAGGGCTTGAGGCAGGTGCAGGCCCCCCTCGTCTGGGACAGCAACAACGACGGCGTGCTGGACACGAACGCGCCCTCCGGCTCGAACGTCACCGTCTGCCTCATCGACAGCGGTTGGGACAACCGTCACCCGGAGCTCGCCGCGGCGTACGCGGGGGGCAAGGACTTCATCGACAACGACGAGGAGCCCCTGGACCAGGGCAAGGTGGACGGCGTCCTCGTCTGGGGCGGCGGCCACGGCACCCACACGGCCGCCACCATCGCGGCGCAGCTGGGCGCGGGCGCGCACGTGCGCCCCGGCGAAGAGCCCAACGGCGTCGTGGGCGTGGCGCCCACCGTGAAGCTGCTGATTGCCCGCGTGCTCAACGCCAACGGCGACGGCAGCACGTCCGCGGTCATCGCGGCCATGGATTGGTGCATCTCTCAGGGCGCGAACATCGCCTCGCTGTCGCTGGGTTCGTCGGAGCGCTCGGACGCGGAGGAGCTGGTCTTCAACCGGGCGCATGCCGCGGGCATGGTCTCCATCGCCGCCACGGGCAACCGAGGCACCCCGAATCCCTCCTATCCCGCCGCCTACTCCACGGTGATTGGCGTGGGCGCGGTGGACTTCAACGGCGCGCGGGCGTCCTTCTCGCAGTACGGCCCGTTCGTGAAGCTGGTGGGCCCGGGCGTGGGCGTGCTGAGCGCGACCATCATGGGCGGCGCCCCTTACGCGGACATCCAGTCCGCGGGCAACCGCTACCCCTCCGAGCCGCTGGAGTACACCGCCGTCGGCGCGTACACGGGGAAGCTGGTGCACTGCGGCCAGGGCGAGCGCGTCGCCTCGTGTGGCGAGGGCGCGACGTGTGAGGGCTTCGTGGCGCTGGTGGACCGGGGCGGCGGCATCCTGTTCCAGGAGAAGGCGCTCAACGCCATTCGCGCGGGGGCCAAGGCCATCATCATCGGCAACAACATCACCGAGGACGGGACGGGCAACTTCACGCTCACCGACCCGGCGGACTACTGGGTGCCGACGACGTCCGTCACGCTCTCCTCCGCCAACACCTTCCGGGGCATGGTGGGCCAGCAGGTGACGGTGGACGTCACGGGCCTGGACTACATGCGCCAGTCCGGCACGTCCATGGCCACGCCCCACGTCGCGGGTGTCGCCGCGCTGGTGTGGAGCGCGTGCCGCGCGCTCACCCATGAGCAGGTCACCGCCGTGCTGCTCGACAGCGCGCAAGACCTGGGCGACAGGGGGCGCGACGACCTGTACGGCCACGGCCTGGTGCAGGCCAAGCGGGCCGTGGACCTGGCGCTCCAGCGCTGCCCGCCCCCGGCGCCGGCTCCCTGA
- the glpD gene encoding glycerol-3-phosphate dehydrogenase, with protein MRSESAALRQLPAEGHAPPTKPRSERLAALASEEFDVLIIGGGVTGAGSARDATLRGLKVALVEREDFASGTSSRSSRLIHGGLRYLEHGHLGLVFESSIERRRLLKLAPHLVRPLAFVWPVYAGARVPRWKLNAGLMLYDALSLFRNVRGYKRLNRQQLHEAEPHLRTEALKGGARYYDAATDDARLTLANAIGASESGAIVLNHASVRQLTVVDGHARGATVVDHLTGQHLQVRARVIVNATGPWSDEIRKLDSPDGTAHAVRGSKGVHIAVPRERLGNRDALTLLSPKDGRVMFVLPADHFTIIGTTETSTRAHPAEVRASESDVAYLLESANAFFPEAHLTRDDVVSAWAGIRPLSASGYHGNTDAGSASREHHIDISPTGVLAISGGKLTTYRVMARDVVNAVERQLNQPRHKSATESLALPGGDIPNLDAELAAAREVVGDADTATHLVRAYGSRWRQVWALTREEPSLAQPLAGGLPYRAAEAVWGVTHEFVHSLSDLLIRRLKVAFETRDLGRGAARVAASVMAPRLGWDEAETQRQLELYAADALRIFGVDSAEA; from the coding sequence GTGCGTTCTGAATCCGCAGCGCTCCGCCAGTTACCCGCAGAAGGGCATGCTCCACCGACGAAGCCTCGCTCCGAGCGGCTCGCGGCCCTGGCCTCCGAGGAGTTCGATGTCCTCATCATCGGCGGCGGTGTCACGGGTGCCGGCTCCGCGCGAGACGCCACCCTGCGCGGCCTCAAGGTCGCGCTCGTCGAACGCGAGGACTTCGCCAGCGGCACCTCCAGCCGCTCCTCCCGCCTCATCCACGGAGGGCTGCGCTACCTCGAGCACGGCCACCTCGGCCTCGTCTTCGAGTCCAGCATCGAGCGCCGCCGCCTGCTGAAGCTCGCCCCGCACCTGGTGCGTCCGCTCGCCTTCGTCTGGCCCGTCTACGCCGGCGCCCGCGTGCCCCGCTGGAAGCTCAACGCGGGCCTCATGCTCTACGACGCCCTCTCCCTCTTCCGGAACGTGAGGGGCTACAAGCGCCTCAACCGCCAGCAGCTCCACGAGGCCGAGCCCCACCTGCGCACCGAGGCCCTCAAGGGCGGCGCCCGCTACTACGACGCGGCCACCGACGACGCACGCCTCACCCTGGCCAACGCCATCGGCGCCTCCGAGTCCGGCGCCATCGTCCTCAACCACGCCTCCGTGAGACAGCTCACCGTCGTCGACGGACACGCCCGCGGCGCCACCGTGGTGGACCACCTCACCGGCCAGCACCTCCAGGTGCGGGCCCGCGTCATCGTCAACGCCACCGGCCCGTGGAGCGATGAGATTCGCAAGCTCGACTCGCCCGATGGCACCGCCCACGCCGTGCGCGGCAGCAAGGGCGTCCACATCGCCGTGCCTCGCGAGCGCCTGGGCAACCGCGACGCCCTCACGCTGCTGTCCCCCAAGGACGGCCGCGTCATGTTCGTCCTCCCCGCCGACCACTTCACCATCATCGGCACCACGGAGACGTCCACCCGCGCGCACCCCGCCGAGGTCCGCGCCAGCGAGTCCGACGTCGCCTATCTCCTCGAATCCGCGAACGCCTTCTTCCCCGAGGCCCACCTCACCCGCGACGACGTGGTGAGCGCCTGGGCCGGCATCCGTCCCCTCTCCGCCAGCGGGTATCACGGCAACACCGATGCGGGCAGCGCCAGCCGCGAGCACCACATCGACATCAGCCCCACGGGCGTGCTCGCCATCAGCGGGGGAAAGCTCACCACCTACCGCGTCATGGCCCGCGACGTGGTGAACGCCGTGGAGCGGCAGCTCAACCAGCCCCGTCACAAGTCCGCCACCGAGTCGCTCGCGCTCCCCGGCGGAGACATCCCGAACCTGGACGCGGAGCTCGCCGCCGCGCGCGAGGTCGTCGGAGACGCGGATACCGCCACGCACCTCGTGCGGGCCTATGGCAGCCGCTGGCGTCAGGTCTGGGCCCTCACGCGCGAGGAGCCGTCACTCGCGCAGCCGCTCGCGGGGGGGCTCCCCTACCGCGCCGCCGAGGCCGTGTGGGGCGTCACCCACGAGTTCGTCCACTCGCTCTCGGACCTGCTCATCCGCCGGCTCAAGGTGGCCTTCGAGACACGAGACCTGGGACGTGGAGCCGCGCGGGTGGCGGCCAGCGTCATGGCGCCTCGGCTGGGGTGGGACGAGGCGGAGACACAGCGGCAGCTGGAGCTGTATGCCGCCGACGCGCTGCGCATCTTCGGCGTCGACTCCGCCGAGGCGTGA
- a CDS encoding acyltransferase family protein: MSAHSARPGAAPVHAPRLHGHLPVLDGVRGLAVLLVVFFHTTHLSDQSALGRATWWLAGAGWTGVDLFFVLSGFLITGILWEAKGQTYYFRHFYARRLLRIFPLYYATLAVSFLVLPHLAGRLGLDERITTDGAVWYLLYLSNFYQLWVDTTHPILGVVWSLAIEEQFYIVWPFLIAAVSYKGAIRLCLGTIALAVLVRVGLTLAGASEESTYVVTLCRVDSLALGALLSLVMRHPEGLGLSAFPWMRWAPLLALPIVAAAIALPVGPAFKTVVRTGGYTAVGILYTVLVYRVVTARPGSLLNRLFSNRMLLLYGKYSYAIYLVHSPLDAILRRTVLKTPFPHVAGSDFPVQLLFYAVSLSLSLGLALVSWNLFEKHFLKLKDLFPYSPPAVASASAAGGAGGADGSASPAEAPPISRAG, translated from the coding sequence ATGTCTGCCCATTCCGCTCGGCCGGGTGCCGCGCCGGTGCACGCTCCCCGTCTGCATGGGCATCTCCCCGTGCTCGACGGAGTCAGAGGACTCGCCGTCCTCCTGGTTGTCTTCTTCCACACCACGCACTTGAGCGACCAGAGCGCGCTGGGACGCGCGACGTGGTGGCTGGCGGGGGCGGGGTGGACGGGCGTGGACCTGTTCTTCGTCCTCTCCGGCTTCCTCATCACCGGCATCCTGTGGGAGGCGAAGGGGCAAACATATTACTTCCGTCACTTCTATGCGCGACGCCTCCTGCGCATCTTCCCGCTGTACTACGCGACGCTGGCCGTCTCGTTCCTGGTGCTGCCCCACCTGGCGGGGCGGCTGGGGCTGGACGAGCGCATCACCACCGACGGCGCGGTCTGGTACCTGCTGTACCTCTCCAACTTCTACCAGCTCTGGGTGGACACGACGCACCCCATCCTGGGCGTGGTGTGGTCGCTGGCCATCGAGGAGCAGTTCTACATCGTCTGGCCGTTCCTCATCGCCGCCGTCTCCTACAAGGGGGCCATCCGCCTGTGCCTGGGCACCATCGCCCTGGCGGTGCTGGTGCGCGTGGGCCTCACGCTCGCCGGCGCGAGCGAGGAGAGCACGTATGTGGTGACGCTCTGCCGCGTGGACTCGCTCGCGCTGGGCGCGCTGCTGTCGCTGGTGATGCGTCACCCGGAGGGCCTGGGGCTCTCCGCCTTCCCGTGGATGCGCTGGGCGCCGCTGTTGGCGCTGCCCATCGTCGCGGCGGCCATCGCGCTGCCGGTGGGGCCGGCCTTCAAGACGGTGGTGCGCACGGGCGGCTACACCGCGGTGGGCATCCTCTACACGGTGCTCGTCTATCGGGTGGTGACGGCGAGGCCGGGCAGCCTGCTGAACCGTCTCTTCTCGAATCGCATGCTGCTGCTGTACGGCAAGTACAGCTACGCGATTTATCTGGTGCACTCGCCGCTGGACGCCATCCTCCGGCGCACCGTGCTGAAGACGCCTTTCCCGCACGTTGCGGGCTCGGACTTCCCCGTGCAGCTCTTGTTCTACGCGGTGTCCCTGTCGCTCTCGCTGGGGCTGGCGCTGGTGAGCTGGAACCTCTTCGAGAAGCACTTCCTGAAGCTCAAGGACCTCTTCCCGTACAGTCCGCCGGCGGTGGCCTCCGCTTCGGCGGCCGGGGGGGCTGGCGGGGCTGACGGAAGCGCCAGTCCCGCCGAGGCTCCGCCCATCAGCCGCGCTGGATGA
- a CDS encoding LysR family transcriptional regulator — protein sequence MAFTPLNALNAFLVVARRRSFAAAAKELGVSTSALSQSVRQLEARLGVTLLTRTTRSVALTDPGRRLVEGAGPAVDQALAALKVAAVEPGEVTGQVKLTVPFISLSHVVTPVLARYLARYPRVEVELRVEDHMVDIVAEGLDAGIRLSESLERDMVQVRLSEGFRFVVVGSPDYLKRRGVPQTPRDLLNHDCLCIRSGTTGALYQWELERGSKSWRVPVRGPLVTSSQTAMVELAEAGAGLMYSFEPDVAARVKQGSLRVVLEPYAALGDGLFLYFPSRSRVSPAFRAFVDVAREMAAERKASGATPRPGSGGPPSRGARGR from the coding sequence ATGGCCTTCACGCCCCTCAATGCCCTGAATGCGTTCCTCGTGGTGGCGCGCCGGCGGAGCTTCGCGGCGGCGGCCAAGGAGCTGGGCGTCTCCACGTCCGCGCTGAGTCAGTCCGTCCGCCAGCTGGAGGCGCGCCTGGGGGTGACGCTGCTGACGCGCACGACGCGCAGCGTCGCGCTCACCGACCCGGGACGTCGGCTGGTGGAGGGCGCGGGCCCGGCGGTCGACCAGGCGCTCGCGGCGCTGAAGGTCGCGGCGGTCGAGCCCGGTGAGGTGACGGGCCAGGTGAAGCTCACCGTGCCGTTCATCTCGCTGTCGCACGTCGTCACGCCGGTGCTCGCGCGCTACCTGGCCCGCTACCCCCGCGTGGAGGTGGAGCTGCGCGTGGAGGACCACATGGTGGACATCGTCGCGGAGGGGCTGGACGCGGGCATCCGCCTCTCCGAGTCGCTGGAGCGCGACATGGTGCAGGTGCGCCTGTCGGAGGGCTTCCGCTTCGTGGTGGTGGGCTCGCCCGACTACCTCAAGCGCCGGGGCGTGCCCCAGACGCCCAGGGACTTGCTGAACCACGACTGTCTTTGCATCCGCTCCGGCACCACCGGCGCGCTCTACCAGTGGGAGCTGGAGCGCGGCTCGAAGAGCTGGCGGGTCCCGGTGAGAGGGCCGCTCGTCACCAGCAGCCAGACGGCCATGGTGGAGCTGGCGGAGGCGGGCGCCGGGCTGATGTATTCCTTCGAGCCGGATGTGGCCGCGCGCGTGAAGCAGGGCTCGCTGCGCGTGGTGCTGGAGCCCTATGCCGCGCTCGGCGATGGGCTCTTCCTCTACTTCCCCAGTCGCTCGCGCGTGTCGCCCGCGTTCCGCGCCTTCGTGGACGTGGCCCGGGAGATGGCGGCGGAGCGCAAGGCGTCTGGTGCGACGCCGCGGCCTGGGAGTGGTGGACCTCCGAGCCGGGGCGCGCGCGGCCGATAG
- a CDS encoding NAD(P)-dependent alcohol dehydrogenase, translated as MIPARGYAAPDARSPLAPFQFERREPGPNDVQLDVLFCGICHSDLHQARDEWGGSIFPMVPGHEIVGRVTRVGAKVSRFKAGDTVGVGCMVDSCRTCPSCQDGLEQYCDQTAVYTYNAREKDTRQPTYGGYSSVLVVDQDFVLRVPDNLDPAKAAPLLCAGVTTFSPLKHWNVRAGQRVGVVGLGGLGHMAVKFARALDTHVTVFSSTDKKTQDALRLGAHEVVVSSNEAAMKAHENTLDFIIDTVSAKHDLNAYLRLLRRDGHLVLVGAPEKPLDVAAFSLIPKRRSFSGSNIGGIRETQEMLDFCGKHEVTSDVEVIPIQQVNEAYTRLLNGDVKYRFVIDMKSLK; from the coding sequence ATGATTCCCGCCCGTGGCTACGCCGCCCCTGACGCACGCTCCCCGCTCGCCCCCTTCCAGTTCGAGCGCCGCGAGCCCGGCCCCAACGACGTCCAGCTCGACGTCCTCTTCTGCGGCATCTGCCACTCCGACCTCCACCAGGCCCGCGACGAGTGGGGCGGCTCCATCTTCCCCATGGTCCCCGGCCACGAAATCGTCGGCCGCGTGACGCGCGTGGGCGCCAAGGTGAGCCGCTTCAAGGCGGGCGACACGGTGGGCGTCGGCTGCATGGTCGACTCGTGCCGCACCTGCCCCTCCTGCCAGGACGGCCTGGAGCAGTACTGCGACCAGACCGCCGTCTACACGTACAACGCCCGCGAGAAGGACACCCGGCAGCCCACCTACGGCGGCTACTCCAGCGTGCTCGTGGTGGACCAGGACTTCGTCCTGCGCGTGCCGGACAACCTGGACCCGGCGAAGGCCGCGCCGCTCCTGTGCGCGGGTGTCACCACCTTCTCCCCGCTGAAGCACTGGAACGTGCGCGCCGGCCAGCGCGTGGGCGTCGTCGGCCTGGGCGGCCTGGGCCACATGGCCGTCAAGTTCGCGCGGGCCCTGGATACCCACGTCACCGTCTTCAGCAGCACGGACAAGAAGACACAGGACGCGCTGCGCCTGGGCGCCCACGAAGTCGTCGTCTCCTCCAACGAGGCGGCGATGAAGGCCCACGAGAACACGCTCGACTTCATCATCGACACCGTGTCCGCGAAGCACGACCTCAACGCGTACCTGCGACTCCTGCGCCGCGACGGCCACCTGGTCCTCGTGGGCGCGCCGGAGAAGCCGCTCGACGTCGCCGCCTTCTCCCTCATCCCCAAGCGCCGCAGCTTCTCCGGCTCCAACATCGGCGGCATCCGCGAGACGCAGGAGATGCTCGACTTCTGCGGCAAGCACGAGGTGACGTCCGACGTGGAGGTGATTCCCATCCAGCAGGTGAACGAGGCCTACACCCGCCTCCTCAACGGCGACGTGAAGTACCGCTTCGTCATCGACATGAAGAGCTTGAAGTAA